The DNA segment CAAGCTCTGGACGAAGATCCAGCTGGAATCGAAGAAGGTGAGCGCCCCGGCCCTTATCTACCGTGACCATGATATCGGGGTGAGGACTGTCAGGGACTATCTGACATCGGACGTTGCCGAGGTCCTCGTTGACGACCAGACAACATTCAAGAATATGAAGGAATTCCTGAGAAAGACGCTCCCCTGGCGCAGGATCAACGTCAAGTACTATAAGGACCGGAGGCCGATCTTCACGAAGCACAAGATCGAGGAGCAGATAGCGAAGATCAACGAACGGTTTGTCTACCTGCCTTCGAGGGGATATCTCGTATTTGACAGGACTGAGGCCCTCACCGCCATTGATGTTAATTCAGGACGGAGCAGGAAAGAGGGGAATGTGGAAGCGACTGCCTTCAGGACGAATCTGGAGGCCGCTGACGAGGTTGCTAGACAACTGAGGCTGAGGGATATCGGCGGTCTCATCGTCATAGACTTCATCGATATGGAATCTTCCAAGAACAGAAGGGAAGTCGAGAACAGGCTTAGGACGGCTCTCAGTTCGGACAAGGCCCATGCGGACATCAGCGGGATATCAAAATTCGGCATTGTGGAGATGACCCGTGAGAGGATGAGGACAGCCTATTTCGAATCGATGAACAGGAAATGCGACGCCTGCGCAGGCGTTGGGACAGTAAGGACCGATGAGATGACCGCAATCTCGGCTCTCAGGGAGATCCATACGGCGGGTTCAAAGGAGGGGATCAAGAGCATAAGCTGTTC comes from the Thermodesulfovibrionales bacterium genome and includes:
- a CDS encoding Rne/Rng family ribonuclease; this encodes MKKKILINARYPEEKRVAIVEGDTLVDFYVEVATKEHLKGNIYKGSIARIEPGLQAVFVDFGPKRHGFLQIREINPEYFQNREEGKRPRVQDVLTKGQELIVQVEKDERDTKGASLTTYISIPGRYMVMMPGQQRVGISRKIESKEDRERLKEIFNSLKLPENMGFILRTAGSDKTEDDLSNDLKYLTKLWTKIQLESKKVSAPALIYRDHDIGVRTVRDYLTSDVAEVLVDDQTTFKNMKEFLRKTLPWRRINVKYYKDRRPIFTKHKIEEQIAKINERFVYLPSRGYLVFDRTEALTAIDVNSGRSRKEGNVEATAFRTNLEAADEVARQLRLRDIGGLIVIDFIDMESSKNRREVENRLRTALSSDKAHADISGISKFGIVEMTRERMRTAYFESMNRKCDACAGVGTVRTDEMTAISALREIHTAGSKEGIKSISCSLPVESANYLLNTKRDEILVLEGELDTKITVLADRTLQPGQFTVATESSEQKAEG